Sequence from the Candidatus Eisenbacteria bacterium genome:
CAGTCCCCGCAGAGCCGCTCGGACTGGGCCGTGAAGTATTCGCGGAGGCGCTCCCGGTAGACGGGACGGCACGTCGCGTCCCCGAGCGAGTTGACATGCACCTTGATCTCGTCGAGACCCGCGGAGCGGAGGATCGAGCAGAAGAGGTCGATCATCTCGACGTCGGCGGCCGGGGCGGCGGGCCCCAGGAGCTCCGCGCCGATCTGCCAGAACTGCCGGTATCGGCCCGCCTGCGGCCGCTCGTAGCGGAACATCGGCCCGATGTAATAGAGGCGCGCCAGCGGATCGGCCTGGCCCAGCGAGTGCTCGAGGTAGGCGCGGACGACCGGCGCCGTCCCCTCGGGACGCAGCGTGAGCGAGCGCCTCTTCCGATCCTCGAAGGTATAGAGCTCCTTCCGCACGATGTCGGTGGCCTCCCCGACGCTCCGCACGAAAAGATCGGTCGCCTCGAAGATCGGGGTCCGCACCTCGCGATATCCGTACCGGCTCATCACGTCGCGCGTGCTCGACTCGAGCCGGTCCCAGCGCTCGCTCTCCCCCGGAAGGATGTCGCGGGTCCCCCGCGGCACCTGAAACTTGCTCGCCAAAAAACTCTCTCCTAGCGGTCCGCGTCCTTGACTTCTCGTCCTCGGCCGCGGAGCGGGCCTACGTGGACGACCTGCGTGAGCACGACGGCCGCCGTGATCGCGGCCAGGTCGGTCAACCAATCCAGCGGGTCGCTCTGCCGGCCGGGAACGAAACCCTGGTAGATCTCGTCCAGGCAGCCGACGCCGGCGCCGATCGCGACGGTCGCGATCGTGACGACGAACGCGCTTCCGCGGGTGAATGTGTAGCGAATGGCGCGCCCCAGGAGCAATCCGAACAGCGAATACTCCATCAAGTGCTCGAGCTTGTCCATGTACGGGAAGAGGCTCGGGATGCGGTTCCCGTGGATCGAAGAGAGCGAGAAGATCAGCCCGATGTACGCGAGGACGGGGAGCCAGTACCGCAGAAAGAGGGCCCGGCCTCGCGGTCCGGGCCCTATTTGCTCGGAGCTAGGGGCGGTCAAACCGGGTGACGCTCCAGATGTTCGTCCCGCGCCGCTCGGTGTTGTAGATGCCGTTCAGTCCGTAGTGATCCACCCGATTTGAGACGAAGAAGATCGCGGTGCCGTCGGGCGAGAACCGGGGACGGGAATCGTCCGCGGGCCCGAAGGTGACGCGCTTCGCGGTGCTCGGGTCGCTGGAGCCCGCGTTGATGATCCAGATGTCGCGGTCTCCGCCGATCGGGTTCCGCTTCGTGTAGATGATGTAGCTGCCGTCGGCGGACCAGTCGGGCTCCGTCGCCGTACTGTCCGCGAGCCACTGCGCGGCCGAACCCTGCTCCGGCGAGGTCGGGAACTTGAAGAGGCCCCGCGGCTGCTGATTCGTGTTCCCGAAGAACTTGTATCCCGCGCAGACGATCGAGTCGGGAAGCCCGTTGCCGTCCACGTCCGGGCCCCAGTTGGGCATCAGGAACGTACCGAAGCCTTCGACGTTGTCTGCGAGCACGCGGTTCGGCGGCGTATTGGTGAAGAGGAGGTCGATGTCCCGGAACCAGGGTTTTGGATTGAACACACTCGTCGAATCCGAGTTGTAGAGGAGCCATCGTGCCGTGCGCGAGAAGCGCGGGTTCGCGAGCGTGAGCTGGTCGGGATACCAGGACACTGCTCGTAGCGCCATCGACGGGTCTCCCCCGGTGCCCGGCAGGAGCCAGATGGAGGTGGAATCCGAGGCCGTGCGCCGCCCCGCGAAGGCGATCTGCAGCCCGTCCGACTGCATGCTCGGCGACGTGATCCTTGCGAAATCCTGGGTCAGCTGCACCGGCGAGAGGCCGGGGGCCGAGAGGCTATAAATGTCGGCCGCGCCCGTCGCGATGTTCCGGAATTGCGCGAACAGGACGCCGCCCGTCTGAATGGGCGACGGATCGAACTGCACTTCCGGGCTTTGCGTCCACCGGGCGAACTCGTTGTCTACGTAGACCTGGAACGTCATCGTCTTGAAGTATGACCCAGAGACGATCGAGACCGTGACCGGGTAGGTGCCGACGGCGTTGGGTGCCCTCCAGACCGCGGTGGCGCCGGTCGAATCGATCAAGGTCCCAGCGCTGACGCTCCAATGATATGTGATGGAGAGGCCGCTCACGTTCGTGACGATCGCGGTGAATTCATTGGTCGTGTCCCGAACGGCCGGCTCGTGATCGGCGGAGATGCCGGTGATGAGCGGCGAATAGACCCCGGCGTCTTTGATCGATCCGGTTGGGTTCTTGGCACAACTCGAGAGGACCAGGAGGAGGCTGGCCCCCACCCACAACCCTCGCATCCACTTCATAAAAGGAAAAACTCCCTTCTGGGGGACACGGCAGCGGTGTGGTCAAACGGTACCAAGCGGACGGACCCCGCGTCAACGGGGCGTTCCGGCGCCCGAAACTAGAGGTATCGCCCCTCGGCCTCGCGCAGCACCGAGAGGAATTCCTCCGGGGTCCGGCTCTGCCGGAGGGCGTTCCGGACCGACTCCTCCTTGAGGAGGCGGGAGACGTTCGCGAGAGCCTTCACGTGGGGGCCGCGGAGGCTCTCGGGAGAGACCAGGAGGATGAAGAGGCTCGCCGGCTCGCCGTCCATGGAATCGAACTCCATGCCGGACGGGGAGACGCCGCAGGCGGCGACGAGGTGGTCGAGCAGCCGGGTCTTCCCGTGTGGGATCGCCACCCCGTTTCCGATCCCGGTCGACATCATCGACTCGCGCTGGAGCACCTTGCTCAGGATCTCGCCCCGGGTATTCACCCCGTGCGCGGCCTCCAGGAGCTGAACCAGCTCCTTGATGACCGATTCCTTATCTCGAGCTGCGAGGGACAGGCTGACTGCTTTGTCGTTGAGCAGCTCGGACAGGTGCATGAGCTCCCCGAAGTGGCGTGGGCGCGGTTTTGATTGCGGAGGGTGGAGCGCGACCCGTGAGACGCGAGGCGCCACGCTACCGTCCGCCCACTCGGAGCGTCAAGCGCGAAATGGCCCGGAGCGGACTTTATCGCCCCGCGGCGACCGCCTCGCGCTTCTCCGCGCGCTCGAAACGGAACGGCGCCTCCTCGTCCTTCGCCAGGCGTACGCGGACGGTGTCGCCCGACTTGAACTCGCCCTTGAGGATCGCCTGCGCGAGCGGGTTCTGCACGCGATGCTCGATGACGCGGCGGAGCGGCCTGGCGCCGAAGACGGGGTCGTAGCCCTCCTTGGCGAGAAGATCGAGGACGTCCGTGTCGAAGGCGAGCTTGAGCTCGCGATCCTGAAGCCGGCGTTCCACCTTCCTGAGCTCGAGGCTCACGATCTGGCGCAGCTCCGCCTGTCCGAGAGGCTCGAAGACGAGGATCTCGTCGATCCGGTTGATCAGCTCCGGCCGGAAGTGGCCGCGCAGCGCCTGCATGAGCCGCGGGCGCAGAACTTCGGATGACGCGGCGCCCGCTTCGAGGATCAGATCGCTCCCGATGTTGCTCGTCATGACGATGAGGGTGTTCTTGAAGTCCACCGTCCTGCCCTGCCCGTCGGTGAGCCGCCCCTCTTCCAGCACTTGTAAGAGGACATGCGCGACGTCGGGATGCGCCTTCTCGATCTCGTCGAGCAGCACCACGGAATAGGGACGGCGCCGGACCGCTTCGGTCAGCTGGCCGCCCTCCTCGTACCCGACGTAGCCCGGCGGCGACCCGATGAGGCGCGCCACGGCGTGCCGCTCCTGGTACTCGGACATGTCGATCCGGATCATGGCGCGCTCGGTGTCGAATAGGAATTCGGCCAGAGCCCGCGCCAGCTCCGTCTTCCCGACGCCCGTCGGACCGAGGAAAAGGAACGAGCCAAGCGGTCGGTTGGGGTCCTGAAGTCCCGCCCGGGCGCGCCGGACCGCGTCGGAGACCGCGCGCACGGCGGCATCCTGACCGACCACGCGCTCGCGGATCCGGTCCTCCATGTGGAGGAGCTTCTGGAGCTCGCCCTCGATCAGCCGCTGCACGGGAATGCCGCTCCAGCGCGCGACGACCTCGGCGATGTCCTCCTCGTCGACTTCCTCCTTGAGGAGCTTCAAATCCTTTTGTATCGCGGCGAGGGCCGCCGTATCGGCCGCGAGCTGCTGTTGGAGTTTTGGAAGGTCGCCGTGTCGGAGCCGAGCGACCCTCTCGAGATCGCCGGCCCGCTCCGCCTGCTGCTCCTCGAGCCGGAGCGCTTCGATCCTCTCGCGCGCCTGGATGATCTTGGAAAGCGCGGCGCGCTCCTTCTCCCAGTGCGCCTTGAGGCGCGTGAGCTCGGCCTCGGTCTCGGCGATCTCCTGCTCGATGAGGCCGCGGCGCGCCTTCCCCGCGGCGTCCTTCTCCCGCTTCAGCCCGAGGCGCTCGATCTCGAGCTGGCGCCGCTTCCGCTCGAGCGTGTCGATCTCGACCGGCATGCTGTCGAGCTCGATCCGGAGCCGGGAGGCCGCCTCGTCGACCAGGTCGATCGCCTTGTCCGGGAGCTTCCGGTCGGGGAGATAGCGCTGCGACATGATCGCGGCCGCGACGAGCGCGGCGTCCTGGATCTTCACCTTGTGGAAATTCTCGTAGCGCTCGCGAAGACCCCGGAGGATCGCGATCGTCTGCTCCACGGTCGGCTCCGAGACCAGGACCGGCTGGAAGCGCCGCTCCAGCGCGGCGTCCTTCTCGATTCTCTTCCGATACTCGTCGAGGGTGGTCGCGCCGATGCAGTGGAGCTCCCCTCGGGCGAGCGCCGGCTTCAGGAGATTCGAAGCGTCCAGCGCCCCCTCGGCGGCACCGGCGCCGACCAGCGTATGGAGCTCGTCGATGAAGAGAATCACCTGGCCTTCCGCGCGGGTAATCTCACGTAAAACCGACTTGAGGCGGTCCTCGAACTGCCCCCGGTACTGCGCGCCCGCGAGGAGCGCCCCGAGATCGAGGGCGAGGAGCTTCCGCTCCCGAAGCCCGGCGGGAACGTCCCCGTCCACGATCCGCTGCGCCAGCCCCTCGGCGATGGCGGTCTTCCCCACGCCGGGCTCTCCGATCAGGACCGGGTTGTTCTTCGTGCGGCGAGAGAGGACCTGGATCACGCGGCGGATCTCCTCGTCGCGGCCGATGACGGGATCGAGCGCTCCCTTGCGGGCCATCTCGGTGAGATCCCGCGCGTACTTGGCGAGGGCTTGGTACTTCTCTTCGGGATCGGGGCTCGAGACCTGCTCGCCGCCGCGCACGCTCAGGAGCGCCTGGTAGACCGCCTCGCGGGTCGCGCCCGCGGCGCGGAGGATCTCCCCCATCGGGGAGGAGACGGCCGGGTCGAGCGCGGCGAGGAGCATGTGCTCGGTGCTCACATATTCGTCGCGGAGGCGCCCGGCTTCGGACTCGGCATGCTCGAGCAGCTCGCCGATCGTCGGCGAGAGGACGGTCTGCCTCCGGCCGGACACCTTGGGAAGGGCGCGCAGGCGCTCTTCGAGGAGCTTTTCGATTCGATCGACGGGAACCCGGGCGGCTTCGAGGATCGGGAGGACGGCTCCGTCCTTCTGCTCCAGCAGGGCCTGGAGAACGTGCTCGGTTCCGACTTCGGGGTGACCGGCGCGCTCGGCGGCCTTCTGCGCGGCGGAGAGGGCCTCCTGGCTCTTCGTGGTCAGGCGATCGAATCGCATGGTCTGTCTTGCGCGCGCTCCGGAGGGTCCGCTGCTGCTCAGCCGCGGTCATCATACCGCCGCCCGAGCGCGCCTTGAAAGCGCGACCTCCCGCGTGCGACAATCCGTGCCCTCCATGGCGCGTCCGGGCCCCTACCAGCAATCGGATCTCGTCCAAGTCTGGGACCGGGTCGCCTTGAGCTACGCGGATATCGACCTCACGGCCCCGGACCACCGCGCCTACCACGAGCATGTCCTCGAGCGGATCGGGCCGCCCGCCGGGCGCGCGATCT
This genomic interval carries:
- a CDS encoding PTS sugar transporter subunit IIA, with amino-acid sequence MHLSELLNDKAVSLSLAARDKESVIKELVQLLEAAHGVNTRGEILSKVLQRESMMSTGIGNGVAIPHGKTRLLDHLVAACGVSPSGMEFDSMDGEPASLFILLVSPESLRGPHVKALANVSRLLKEESVRNALRQSRTPEEFLSVLREAEGRYL
- the clpB gene encoding ATP-dependent chaperone ClpB is translated as MRFDRLTTKSQEALSAAQKAAERAGHPEVGTEHVLQALLEQKDGAVLPILEAARVPVDRIEKLLEERLRALPKVSGRRQTVLSPTIGELLEHAESEAGRLRDEYVSTEHMLLAALDPAVSSPMGEILRAAGATREAVYQALLSVRGGEQVSSPDPEEKYQALAKYARDLTEMARKGALDPVIGRDEEIRRVIQVLSRRTKNNPVLIGEPGVGKTAIAEGLAQRIVDGDVPAGLRERKLLALDLGALLAGAQYRGQFEDRLKSVLREITRAEGQVILFIDELHTLVGAGAAEGALDASNLLKPALARGELHCIGATTLDEYRKRIEKDAALERRFQPVLVSEPTVEQTIAILRGLRERYENFHKVKIQDAALVAAAIMSQRYLPDRKLPDKAIDLVDEAASRLRIELDSMPVEIDTLERKRRQLEIERLGLKREKDAAGKARRGLIEQEIAETEAELTRLKAHWEKERAALSKIIQARERIEALRLEEQQAERAGDLERVARLRHGDLPKLQQQLAADTAALAAIQKDLKLLKEEVDEEDIAEVVARWSGIPVQRLIEGELQKLLHMEDRIRERVVGQDAAVRAVSDAVRRARAGLQDPNRPLGSFLFLGPTGVGKTELARALAEFLFDTERAMIRIDMSEYQERHAVARLIGSPPGYVGYEEGGQLTEAVRRRPYSVVLLDEIEKAHPDVAHVLLQVLEEGRLTDGQGRTVDFKNTLIVMTSNIGSDLILEAGAASSEVLRPRLMQALRGHFRPELINRIDEILVFEPLGQAELRQIVSLELRKVERRLQDRELKLAFDTDVLDLLAKEGYDPVFGARPLRRVIEHRVQNPLAQAILKGEFKSGDTVRVRLAKDEEAPFRFERAEKREAVAAGR